A window of Roseateles sp. XES5 genomic DNA:
CTCGCCGGGGGCGCGCGCATGGTCGAGGACGAGCACGCGGCGCCCCCGCCTGCCGGCCTCTATGGCGCACATCATGCCTGCTGCGCCCGCCCCGATGATGACGACGTCCTGCCGTTCCGCCACGTATGCGATCCCCGTTCGCCTTTTCCTTTCGGCCATCGCAGCCGAAAGTCAATCGGGACAGGGAAAACTAATTTTCCTGAAGAAATCGGCATTTCTACCCCCCAGGGGGAACTAGCCAAGGTTCAAACTGTGGTTATGATGGCGCCATCGTCAACCAAACCCGGTGTCTCATGCCGTCCAAAAAGAAAGTCGCTACCCCTACTATCGAGAAAGCTGCACGCTCCACAAAAATCCCTCCCGCTATCAGCGTGCCGCGCGGGGTAAAGACCTGGAAGGACGCCGCAGACTGGCTTCGCGCCCGCGGCATCGAAGACATCGAATGCATCACGCCCGATCTCGCCGGGGTGCCGCGCGGCAAGATGATGCCGTCGTCGAAGTTCACCTCGAACACGTCTCTGGCCCTGCCTTCCGCGCTTTACCGTCACACGATTTCCGGCGACTATCCGGAAGAGACCGGCAATTTCCGCTATGAGCCGCGCGACAGCGACCTCAAGCTTCTGCCGGATCTTTCGACGCTTTCCGTCGTGCCGTGGGAAACCGATCCGACCGCGCAGGTCATCTGCGATATCGTCGGTTCGACCGGCGAAAACGTGCCCTATACGCCGCGCAACGTGCTGAAGAACGTCGTGAAGATGTATAGCGACCGCGGCTGGAAGCCCGTCGTCGCGCCCGAGATCGAGTTCTACCTCGTCGCCGTTAACGACGACCCGGACTATCCGCTGCATCCGCCGAAGGGCCGGTCCGGCCGGTCCATCCAGGGCGGCCAGGGCTATTCCATCGCCGGCATCAACGAGTTCGACGAACTGATCGACGACATCTATCACTTCTCCGAACGGCAGGGTCTCGAGATCGACACCCTGATCCACGAGGAAGGTCCCGCGCAGCTCGAAATCAACCTGCGCCACGGCGATCCGGTCGAGCTTGCCGACCAGGTGTTCCTGTTCAAGCGCACGATCCGCGAAGCGGCGCTGAAGCACGGCATCTACGCCACCTTCATGGCCAAGCCCATGCAGGGCCAGGCGGGTTCGGCCATGCATATCCACCAGTCCGTGGTGGAGATCGCGACGGGCAAGAACGTCT
This region includes:
- a CDS encoding glutamine synthetase family protein; this translates as MPRGVKTWKDAADWLRARGIEDIECITPDLAGVPRGKMMPSSKFTSNTSLALPSALYRHTISGDYPEETGNFRYEPRDSDLKLLPDLSTLSVVPWETDPTAQVICDIVGSTGENVPYTPRNVLKNVVKMYSDRGWKPVVAPEIEFYLVAVNDDPDYPLHPPKGRSGRSIQGGQGYSIAGINEFDELIDDIYHFSERQGLEIDTLIHEEGPAQLEINLRHGDPVELADQVFLFKRTIREAALKHGIYATFMAKPMQGQAGSAMHIHQSVVEIATGKNVFSNPDGSASKEFFHFIGGMQAYVPKTLVMMAPYVNSYRRLTPDMSAPVNNAWGYDNRTTAFRVPVSDAAARRVENRLPGSDANPYLALAASLGCGLLGIMNQIEPTAPTEDTANEGSIELPRGLLEAVSLLESDPALAEVLSAEFIGLYSGVKRGEFETFMQVISPWEREFLLLNV